The Halichoerus grypus chromosome 9, mHalGry1.hap1.1, whole genome shotgun sequence genomic sequence CTCTCAGATGGTGCTCATGACTTCAGGACTAGGCGACAGTCTGTTGGCCGAGACCGAGATGTGACTCTCCACTTGGGCCTCTGCACATCATGACGTgctggctctgtccccagcacctTGCCCCGGATATCAgggtcaggccctgggggcctgggagggaggtgggggtgccGGGCGCTCTGGTAGCTCCCGGCAGTGATGGGAAGCTCTGGAAGCTGACTAAGCAACAGCCTTGGGCGCACTCGAACCCAAGGCAACGTCCCTGGACTTGTCAGCAGCTCTGGCTGCAACCCGCTGGCTCGGAAGAGATTTTCTGAACAACCTGGCGTGTGGCTGTGGTCCCTGGGGGCGGGCAGCAGGGGAGGAATTGGAACCATTAGACGCTAGGGGGCAGTGCCACCCTCCAGCCCAAGCTCCAGGCAGTATCCACCGGGCCCCAAACGTCAAACAGGTCTGGCTCAGGTCTCTGACTCGTAGGACCTGGGATTCTGGGGTGACACCTTACATAGGCCCCCAGAAGGATCATAAGTAAGGTAAAGAGCTCACGTCCAGAGGTGAGAGTGGACCCCGCCTGGAGGAGAGACCCGGGGGCCCTGCCGAGGTTACTTGAGGTACCCTTCCCCACTGCCTGCTGCTCTGTGGCCAGACAGCCCAGGCAGGGCGCGGCAGCGAAGACCAGAACTTGGCTAGGGCTGCGAACGCTCAAGAACGGGGAGGAGAACGGCACAAGGAAAATCAGTAATAGACAAATTAGGCCGtatcagtaaaataattttaattttaaaatagtcatcGATGTGAAAACTTCCCAAAGCTGGGAATAACAGTCTAGAGCCAAGGTTGGGAGGGGGCCGGGCCTCACCTAGAGCCCAGCTTGAGGCCCCTGAAtccccccctctcctcccttccagaGGGAGGATGGACACAGCGGAGGCGAGCCCTGAGTGAGTCCTCTCGCTCATCCCCCAAGGGCCCCTTGAAGGCAACAGCTCGTGCAGAGGACTTGAGGGGAGGAAAGCAGGcagaaaacagaaattagagGTTAATAATCCCAACGacgcccccctcccacccccagaaaacaaacaagaaaacaatttgTGGGTATGAAAGGGAAATGGAGGATGAACACTGATGTAACAGACCCCTCAGCACCCCAGAACAGCCCAATTTGGGCTGACCGGAAGGAGGGTCTTGAGCCCCAGCTGCAGGTTACCTTTGGGGAGTACATATGCCAAGAAAAAAGGGACAAACTACGAGGCAAGCTGGTGCCAGTCACAGTCACTGCAGCTAAAAGGCCCGGTGTGGccggccctgcccctgcccccgcccccgccccgcacgAGGAGCAGAGCCGGCCGGCCTGCGGGAGGAGGGCtccggggggcggcggcggcaggaAGGCGGCGGGGGCCCTAGTTGAGCAGGTTGCCCTGCTCCTGGGCCTGCGTCAGGCTGTCCTTGCGGTGCAGGTGGTGCACCCCCATCCTCTTGGGGCTGCGCTGGgggcggctggggctggggagcgcccaggccctgccctcggCGTGGGAAGCCACAGGCCCCTCCTCTGTGCCATCATCACTGGCCAGCAGACTCCGGCGTTCTTCCTCAGGGCTGACGGGCAGGTtcagctcttcctcctcctccctgggagGGCCACAGTCAGCTTCCGTGGGCAGCAAAAGCCCACTCTCACCAGGTGGGGAAGAAGGTGCCAGAACCTCCTCATCTCCGTCAGTGGGGCTCAGAGCGAAATGGCGCTGCAGGTCAGGGAGTGCATCGCGTCCAAAGGCTGTGCGCTGGGCCACAGCGGCCGGGGGCGGGGTGCGGTCCACGAACGCCCGCTGCCAGCTGGCGAGCAGGTCCTCCTCCGAGCCGGCAGAGCTGGCTGGGGCGCTGCGAGCCggggggagagggctgggctCGTGGAGGGGCGAGGCCTGGGCCGAGGCGGGGCTGCTGGGCACTGGGCTGGGGCGGGCCCGCTCCCCGCCCTCCTCCACCAGGCTCAAGGAAATGGCCTGGCGGGTAGCGTAAGTGCAGTTGGGCAGGGGGCTGTTGCGGGGGATTCGCACCTTATCCTCCGAGAACTCTATTACCTTGCGGCCGGGATACAGTGGgtgtggtggggatggggtggggtaggggctCAGCTTCTCGAAGGCTGGCAGGGGCACCTCCTCCTCTGGGGAGGCCCCAGCAGTGCCCAGAGGGCGGCATTCTCCATTGGGTTGCGGGGGGGGGCTGCCAGGGGCCGGGGGACTGGCTGGGTCACCCGGGCCACCCCCACTCATGTCCACGTGCACAAAGACATCCTCAGCCAAGGGGCGCCCGGCACTGCCCGACTGCGCCGAATTGAGCAGCAGAGACTCCGGCTTCTCTAACACTCGGGCAATGACCGACGTGGGCACCACGGCCCCCGGGGCCAGGCCGGGGCCCGGGCCGGCAGCTTCTTGACCACTGTGCAGGTGTTTCCGGACCATGTCCTGGAGCTCACAGGGCAGCTGGGGCAAAAGAgcgggagaagggaagagagacatGAAGGCTCCCAGCCTCAGAGCAGAAACAACGGCCCCCGCGCCCGCCCGGGCAGCACCGCGCGGGTCTCCCACCAGGCCGGGGGACAGCCTCATTGCACAGACCCTCTGACGCTCGGCAGGGGCGAACCGACTTGAAGAGTCTGAGGAACACACCCAGCATGCGGTCCCAGAGCCCTAAGGGCCACGCGCTCTCaaacgccccctccccccacctcagctGCGGCTTCGGCCCAAACCAGACGGAAGTCTGAGGGCGGGTACGGCCATTGGCCTCGGGCCAGCCTCCGCTCCTTCCACACACCCCATCAGCCTCGGGCCCAGAGTTTGCCTCCTGGGGGAAGGCGGTCAGTTGGGCCTAATCCCCTCTCGATACGCTTACAGCTGATGGCCACCCCCACCTTCCGCCACGGGACCCCGAAACGGGGCGCCTCCCTGTCTCTGTTCCAGAAATGCCGCCCTAGCGATGGCCCCGACAGCGCACGCACCCCGACCAGCGGCAGAGCCGACTGACTTGAGAGGAGACATGCAGGCGAGGGGAAGGCGAAGCAGAAAGGGGGAGTGGAGGCAGGACAGAGTGAGGTATCAAACCCCGAGCGAGAGGAGTCCTAAGGGGGCGGGGCTCGCGCCGGCAGGGACGCCGTTCGGCTCACATCGGCGAGCTTGTGGCTGCGGAAGTGGGACTTGTTGCACTTGAGGAGCTGCACAGCCAGGTTGCAGTCGAGCCGGTACCGCTCCTGCGGACACAGGCGGGGGTCACTGGGCGGCCGCGCTCCAGGCAGCGGGGCTGCGCCGGGGCCGAGGCAGCCGCAGGCGGGAGGGGCCCCGTGGCGCACGTACGTTGAGTTCCTCCAGCTTGTTGATGGTGTTCTTGGCGTCCAGCAGCTTATTGGTCAGCTCCACGATCTCCCAGTCCAGCGTCTTCCTATCCATCTCAGCCTTCTTGATCTGAGGCACAAAACTCATGTGAAcctcgcccccgccccggccggcCTTCCTCCCCTTcgcctcctcccagcccagagacACAGGAAGCCACAGGTGCTGGGGCAGCCAAGGCGGACGGAACAGACAGACGATGGACAGACAGAAGGAGACCAGCCACCTCTCCTGTTCTCCGGgctggctgtggggtgggggctttCTGAACAAGACCTGCTGCCACCGGGGGCCCGGAGAGAGGCCATAGAGAGCCGTCCATCAAGGGGCTCTACACGGCAGGTCAGGCAGCCGGACCTGAGAAGGAGTAAGTGTGCAAACCCAGGGGCCAAAGCCTACGTGTGGAGCGCTTTCCAGGCTCAGGctaggaagagggaggagggatggggctgGGTGGCAGCTGGGGGCGCCTGTGAGATTATCTAGTTGAGCCAGGAGGGAGCAGCGGGCTCAGCAGCAGCCCTCTGATCTTCAGTTCAGGGACTGGCGCCCCTTcaccccgctccccgcccccccgcccccggccaaATGGCTTGGGCTTGTTGCCACCACAGCCGAGAAGCCGTGAGTGTTCAGTGGTGACATCAACCAGAACCTCTGCCCGAGCCAAGAGCCAGCTCCGCAGCTGTCCCCCAGGAGGGAGGTACTGTACCGAGCGGGCCTCACGTAaggaggagggaagcagggggcagaggcaaagggccGGGGCCCCAGCAACCCCAGATCTCAGctgaggaggaggccagggcaaGGGAGAAAACACACAAACTCAGACGCAACTGCAAAGATCCAGCTGTGGCTAAGAGAGGCCTGCCAGGagagggcggcggcggcggcggcagcgtgAGGGGAAGAcgggagagaagagaaacagtgTGAGCACTAAGACAGTCCAGACTCGCACAGCACACACTGCGGTCCCTTGCCCGCCACTGTCCCGCCCCCTTCCCAAGCCCCAGGGCACAGTGGCACTCCCCAGGCAAGTCCCAGCCCCCTGCTATGCTGTGAGCACAGTGCCAGCCAAAGTGCCCCcatgccccgccccaccccccggcccGGAGAGATTACCAGCGTGTGCAGCTTGTCCTCCAGCTCCTGGTTGGTCCTCTGAGAAGCCGTGTAGCTGTTCTGAAGCCTGTGGAGGAACACAAGGCGGACCCCTGGGTCAAGATCTGCTCCTCCGgccctcctcagcccctccctgatATGGGATGTGGGGCAGGTCATTCTCCTCCCAGGGCTTCGGTTTCCCCATCAGAATCAGATGATCTCTGAGGCCTCATCCCGCTAACCTCCTATGAACAGGGCAggcggggggtgtgtgtgtgtgtgcgcgtgtgtatgCGTGCATGGATGCCTGGCCCCTCGTTTCCACACCTGCGGAACTTGTCCTTAAACTTGTCCAGCTCCTCGCGGCTCTGGCCCAGCTCCAGCTCCAAGCAGTCCTGCCCGATTTCCAGCTCACGCTCCAGGGCCTCGGTGCGCCTGGTGGCCGAGGCCAGGCGGCGACGGAGCTCCTCATTCTCCTGCTGCAAGAGCCTGGCGGGGTGAGGGGTCAAGGGCAGAGGGGCATCCACATTAAGATGGGCCAGCCCTGGAACCCCAGGCTGGGCTCAAGAAGCTTGAAGGAGTAGGTATGACATGAGCACAGGCAACGCGGGGCGGGGCAAGGGACTCCCTGAGAAGGAGTCTGAGTGTGGGGCAGCAGATTCCATACGCCTGCTGGCCCTGAGAACACAGCCCAGCTTGGGGGCagccggggggcggggagcagaggggatGGTAGAATCCACCCCCACCCGCgaagaagaatgagaagacagaacTGGTGTGGGGGTAAGACTCCCCAGTCTGTCTCTGGTTACAGCCTAAGCCAGCCGGCCACCACGCCCTCCAGCTCCAGTTTCCCCACCGCACAATCAGGCTGCTCCATGATTAGTCTCTCAGAAACCCAGCCCGGCACTGACCTCCTTTCCAAAGGCCTGACGGGGCTGACAGAaagggctggagggaggcagcTGGTACAGgagggccaggagctggggaagggcTCCCTGGCAAGAGCAGGCCCCTCCGAGCACCCACCTCCTCGGTTCCAGGTTCTCTTGGAGCCCATGGAACAAAAACTCTTTCCAGAAGGAACATCCACATCAAGCCTCCTCCCAGAGTCCCTAAATACCCCACCCAACCTTTACTTCTACCTAATCCAATGAAAAGCCCCGGTGGTACCAACAGCCTTGCCTGGAGCTAAGAGGGAAGTGCTGAGGTAAAGCAGGGCAGGCTCTCGGGCAGCAGATACTCACTTCATCCTCTCCGCATCAGTCAGGGGTTCCTGGGCACAAAAGAATGGAAGCTTGAGGCTCAGCCCTAGACCACTGGCCCACGCTGCTTGCTCACCCCCCAAAGAGCCCTGGAAAGGGCTATTTCTGAAGCCCAAACAATCTCACAGAAGTGGGCCCCGTTAGATGCAGGCAATCCAGTAACGCCTGGACAAGCCTAGATCACTCTCTCCCATGCCAACCAGAAGGTTCAAGAACCCCTTCCAACATTCACCCTTACCCACACCACTTCCAACCCCTCTCATAATTCTAGAGCAAGTTGCAAATGAGTCCTGGTACCCACGCTGCATTTCCCAGGGATAAAGAGAGCCTCCCAGCTGTTCCCTGGGCTCCTAGTGAGCCCTGCAGGCATGGCAGAGACCTTCCAGAGAAGTGAAGAAGCCAAGTGAGCTACAGTAGGGTTCTGAGCTCTGACAAAGCCCTCCTGGCCCCTGGAGGAAGATGGGGCAGAATCAGGCCCTTCCAGGGGCTCAGAAGGAACAAGAACATGGATGAAAGagcctctgggggcgcctgggtggctcagttggttaggcgactgccttcggctcaggtcatgatcctggagtcccgggatcgagtcccacatcggctccctgctcggcggggagtctgtttctctctctgaccctcccccctcccatgtgctctctctctctctcattctctctcaaatgaataaataaaatctttaaaaaaaaaaaaaaaaggaagagcctCTGGTCTAGTCCTGACTGAGAGGAGTGACGTGTCTTATCCTTGTCCTGCTTGGAGcctcctgccccatcctcccGAAGCCCCCACGCTGGTCACAGCCCAAGAGCCAGAGCTCAGCCAGCCACAGAGCAGGGAAACGTCAAGAGGCCCACTCCAAATGGAGCTGACTGCTTCAGAATGCCGATCACAGGCCGGAAAATGAGGTGGGTGGCCCGGACCATGGGCTTTAGAGCCGAGGACACCTGGATTTTATCCCATTCTACCACACTCTGCTTGTACTAACCTTGCTGAGCCTTAGTGTCCTCATCTACAAAACCAAGGGAATGCCCACAGGATGGCACCTAGCACAATACCTGGCCTTCTTACTGTATGTTCCCTGAACTGAAAACGGGCAAGTCCCGGCATCCCTGCCCTGAATTGGACCAGAGCGGACCATGGTACACCTGATGCTCAGCGGGTCTGGAGGCTCTCTCGAGTTCTGTAAACGTGCTTTATGCGCGGCAACAGGGTGGGGACAAGCAGCCAGGTGAACTGACTGCAACACTCACGTCCTCCTGAGAGGAAACCGAATGAGGGAGGACAGCCAGTTTGGAGACTGTTTCACAGTGGCCCAAAGGCCTCCTAAGAACCTAACCCAGCTCCTGGCGGGGAGTGTGTCCCTCCCAAATGTTAGCCAGGCCaggcagagctggaggaagggCCGGACTTCCGGGGACAGCACAGAACAGCTGTCCTGGTGGGAAGAAGCCGGAGCACCACCTCCTCCACACAGTCCCAGCCTCCTGCGTGTGAGGACCCCCTCAGTCTGGTGGGCTGCCTCTTGCAGGAAAAACAATACTGCCTGGGAGCATTTCCGTTGAGCCATAAAGACTCTGGGGTTCCCTGACGTGGGGACATGTGCTCACAGCCGTCCTGTAAGCCTGCACGGCCGCCACCAGCGGGGCTGCAGCTAGGAGCCCCCAAGCGTAACTCAGCAAAGCCCCACTCACACCCCCGCTCAGGGGCCCAGAAGCCCCCTCGGGCGGGAGACGTCAGTCAGACCCCCAGCCTCAGGGGCGTGCATCTGCCAGCCAGGGTAGGAGTACGAGTCTTCTGACCTCCTGCTCCGGCCGGGATCCTGGGACCTCCAGCCGCAGCTCCCGGTGCTCAGGGGGTGCCTTACGGTACGGTTTCTTAGCAGGTGCCGCACTGGTCATTCTGGGAGGCGAGGGCTCCTCAACCTGCTGTGGGGAAGCCGGGGAggaggaggctcagagagtggGCAAGAGGCCCCTGGACTGAGGGAAAAAGGCCAGTAAAAGGGACATATGTAGGAGCCACCGGGCACACAGACAGGCCTGGGCCATTGCTGGGGTCATTAGAAACCTGGACTCTGGTGTATCAGTGCCCATGGGTCAGGGGAGTGCTGGAGGGGACAAGGGCCCAATGCGACCAGATGGGTGGGAAAGGCAGGGCCCACAGCTTGGGCACCAGGAAGAGTGGACTACAGCCTAGGAGTGGGACAAGGTATCTAAGAGCGGCCCACTGTTCACCTCTGTGGGCTTACAAAAGTGCCTCAGAGGGAAAAATTGTTCCCTCTCCATCGGTCTCCTTAACTCTACACTGGGGATGAGGAGAGCACCAATTTCATAGACctgttgtgaagattacataAGCCACTAACCACAGTTACCTGGTACTTAGGAGACGTTCCGTATGTGTGAGCTCAGAAAAACcccagaaagcaaacaaacaaaaacacccccaGTAACCAGAAAGTAAGGGTTTGAAGATGCTCCCCCAACCCAGGCACCTCGGGGGGGTCCTCCCAGCTTGAGAGTCCTGAAGGCCAAGCCTCTCTGGCCTCCACCACTCTCTTTTCACCAGCCCCCACCACGAGGGGCCACCTGCCTGCCCCCTGGCCCACCAGCCTCTCCGGAAGGGGGCCAAGGAGGGGTGCAGGCCCCCCAGGGACATACCGTCTGACTGTCGGCAGCTCTCTCTGTTCCGCTGTCCCACAGTTAGCCCTCGGCTCTCCGCATCCTGTGGCCCCTCCACTTCCTCTAGCCAACAGCTCCTGAAAccggagaaggaaagaaagtggaaACCAGGTGTCAGCTGCGGGTCTGTCAGTGCCCTCAGCCGGCCTACCCAGTCCAGGACTGGGAAGCCCCCCAGGGAGAGCCAGGCAGAAAAGCCACGGCCCAGGGAATCTGGGGAAAGCAGCGGAGGCAGGAGAGGACCAGAAGCACGGGGCTCCTTTCTCCATGAAAGCGGCGGTCACAGGCCCAGATGACACACATGCACGTCTTGTATGTGCTCATGGCCTCAGCTTACCACATGCCTGATTCTGGAATAGGTCTGGTCCTGTCCTGTCCCTATCCTACCCCACATCTGTCCTGTTCATCTCCCAGGCCTCTCAAGAGTCTGGAAACTAAGAGATCTGGGGAGCACGGCTTGCAGAAGAGAACACCAGGAAAAAGCCTAGTAGAGACTGAGAAGCTGCTGGGAAAAGTTCCTAGCAATGCTTCCAGGAGCCCAAAGACTACTTCCGTGTGTAACGGTTTTACACAGACTTTGCAACGAAGAAAGGTAGGCACgggagagaaaaatctgaaaaagcagCAGTTAGAGCAATGATTGAGCAATCTCAGCGAGGGTGATTTTGGGGTCCCCCATCTCTCTCACTTGCCCCCTCCCAGATCCCTGGCCACGTGTGAAGAGCTGTCACAACAGAGGGGAGAGCTAGTGGCAtctagtggggagaggccagggatgctgctgaacatcctgcCACACGCAGGACAGCGCCCCGCGATGAAGAATTATCAGCACACCATGTTGACAGCACCCAGGCTGAGAACCTGGCGCAGAAGGCCCAAGCCTGGGGAGCTGAGACACTGGGCTCCGGGCTGTGCTGCTTCGACACCCCGCGTGGCCCCGGCTCAGTCCCTCACTGGTCTCTCTTCCACACACAGGGGGCCGGACTGAGGGACCTGGGAGGCCCCCGGCGGGTTCTGGGCCTGCCGGGCTCTGCCCCCCCCTGTAATGAGCCGGGCCGCAGCACGGGGGCAGTAACCACCACAGGGACCCGTGGAGGCAGTAACCTTAGGTGGCTTCGGGCATAAGCAATCTTCCCGCCGCTATCCTCCTAAACAGAGCTGGGGGCTGAGGGAAGCCTTGCGGGCTAAAGCATGTGTTCCTGCTGTCGGGACATGCCCTGGCCACAACTCCTGTCACATTCCAACAGAGCCTGGGGCAGCAAGAACGGTGAGGGGGTAGGGAAGGTGGGCAAGCAGGAGTGGCCTCCCTCCTCTGTCTGGGCAGCCTGGTCTCTGGTTGGGGTTCTGGGGGGAGCTGGGGCATGGCAGCAGGCACGAGCCGCCAACCTCCACCCCTTTGATGGTGAGGCGGACATGTCCCCACAGGGCACAAGCAGTGTGCTGTGTCGAGCTGACTCCTTGCACAGGAATCCGGGCGGGCCCAAAAGGACAGCACATtcctggggtgtgggggagcaAACAAGTCACCCCCGCAGGTTCCCCGGGGCTACCCCTCCTGCGGGCCGCAGGGTGTGAGCTCCTATGGCCTGGGGGAGAGGCCCAGAAAGTTCCAAGCCAGCCTGCATAGCTGGGTGCTGATAGTCTGAGGGTGTTAAGTGCGGGGTACATGAGTTAGAAAAGGCGACAGCCAGAGACGTGGAATAAGAGATACAGGAAGCCAAGAACCTCTACAAAATCCGGGTGGGGGGGGAGCTCCAGAGTTGGGCCTGCTCCCTTTCCCATCTGTACCCCCATCAGCTGAGTAGTCCCCTTCTCCCTGCAGGCCATGCTTTGGACCCCCTCGATTCTcagcctcttttcttccttagcCCTATTCCTGCTAATACCCACTCTGGCCTCTAGGTACCAGGACACTTGAATGGATGGCAGGCGAGCATGCAGGGAGCACACAGGCACGCTCAGGTACCTGGGGATCCTCCCTGAAGGAGAGTGGCCTTCACTCCATGCCCCGCAGCCCTAGCTCTACTTGTCACAGATCCTGCCTCACCCTGATGGCAAGTCTCTACTCCCTGGCCTCACACCACATACTCCCAGGGCTTTCCTGGCCAGATAACCTGGCTTGCTGAGGGACAGTGTGGAAGTGGCTATAGCAGGGAGATGGGGGAGTACTGCAAACACGACGCTCCGGGATGAATGGTGCCAGCAAGGGCAGGCAGTTATCTATCCTGGCCAGAGCCTACTCTTTCCATACACATCAGAGCCACAAGAAGGGAGCCGCTCCCAACCAAGGAAACAGAAGGCAAGGCCCACTAGGGAGACAGTCTGCAAAAGAGCCTGCAGTGTCCCCAGCACAAGCCCAGGAGGGAGAGTCTGTCTCACTCTCACTCCCTGCCCCACGTCCATAAACACCAGTACATGTTGGGGCCCTAGCTCCAACTCCTGAGATGCGCTAAGTGCCCCAGATCCAGCCCAcagtggcggggggcggggggggagagcGGGGAGACAATTCCAGCACTGAACAGGAATGCGATGGGCCTGACAGGCCACCGTCCTTGACTGGAAGCACAGCAAGGCAGGACAGACCCCGGAGGGAGAGCCATGCCAGGGACACTGGAGAACAAAGCGAGAAGCAGCTAGACACCAGGCCCACAGCCAGGAGAAGCTAAAAGGTGAGCTGCAAGACAACAGAGCAGTCCCACCGGCAAGACCCAACCACCAGGTGCGGCCTCTACTGGCCACGTCTCTTTCACCCAAAGATTCCCATGTTGCCTTGGAGTGGTTTCAGCCCAAGGAGGGCTCCCAAACCCCTGTCAAGAAGAAGTCCCCAGGGAAAGCAGCTGGATAACTCAGAATGGGATACGGGCCAGGATAAGCAAGCAAGCGGCCTTTGGGGTCTCTTGGCCTCTGGCTGCTGAGCTGGCTCCAGGACACCTCCAAGAAAATGGTCTTTTGGAAGGTCTAAAAATTGACCAAGAAGaatcccactcccacccctcaccccaaacTACCTGAGCTTCAAGGAACTTGGGGCAGAGGACTCGGGATGTGGGGCTACCAGATCACCCGCTGCGTCTGCACTACGACAGCTGTGCATGGGGAGAAAGGCTGAGGCCTAGGTGAAAACCTCTGGCTGACCCAGGTCAGCAGTGCCTGAGGGAGACACGCAGAGCAGCCTGGAGAAGGGAAAGCAAAGGGAAAGGGGCTCTCCTCAAGC encodes the following:
- the TJAP1 gene encoding tight junction-associated protein 1 isoform X1, translating into MTSAAPAKKPYRKAPPEHRELRLEVPGSRPEQEEPLTDAERMKLLQQENEELRRRLASATRRTEALERELEIGQDCLELELGQSREELDKFKDKFRRLQNSYTASQRTNQELEDKLHTLASLSHSWIFAIKKAEMDRKTLDWEIVELTNKLLDAKNTINKLEELNERYRLDCNLAVQLLKCNKSHFRSHKLADLPCELQDMVRKHLHSGQEAAGPGPGLAPGAVVPTSVIARVLEKPESLLLNSAQSGSAGRPLAEDVFVHVDMSGGGPGDPASPPAPGSPPPQPNGECRPLGTAGASPEEEVPLPAFEKLSPYPTPSPPHPLYPGRKVIEFSEDKVRIPRNSPLPNCTYATRQAISLSLVEEGGERARPSPVPSSPASAQASPLHEPSPLPPARSAPASSAGSEEDLLASWQRAFVDRTPPPAAVAQRTAFGRDALPDLQRHFALSPTDGDEEVLAPSSPPGESGLLLPTEADCGPPREEEEELNLPVSPEEERRSLLASDDGTEEGPVASHAEGRAWALPSPSRPQRSPKRMGVHHLHRKDSLTQAQEQGNLLN
- the TJAP1 gene encoding tight junction-associated protein 1 isoform X2 gives rise to the protein MTSAAPAKKPYRKAPPEHRELRLEVPGSRPEQEEPLTDAERMKLLQQENEELRRRLASATRRTEALERELEIGQDCLELELGQSREELDKFKDKFRRLQNSYTASQRTNQELEDKLHTLIKKAEMDRKTLDWEIVELTNKLLDAKNTINKLEELNERYRLDCNLAVQLLKCNKSHFRSHKLADLPCELQDMVRKHLHSGQEAAGPGPGLAPGAVVPTSVIARVLEKPESLLLNSAQSGSAGRPLAEDVFVHVDMSGGGPGDPASPPAPGSPPPQPNGECRPLGTAGASPEEEVPLPAFEKLSPYPTPSPPHPLYPGRKVIEFSEDKVRIPRNSPLPNCTYATRQAISLSLVEEGGERARPSPVPSSPASAQASPLHEPSPLPPARSAPASSAGSEEDLLASWQRAFVDRTPPPAAVAQRTAFGRDALPDLQRHFALSPTDGDEEVLAPSSPPGESGLLLPTEADCGPPREEEEELNLPVSPEEERRSLLASDDGTEEGPVASHAEGRAWALPSPSRPQRSPKRMGVHHLHRKDSLTQAQEQGNLLN
- the TJAP1 gene encoding tight junction-associated protein 1 isoform X3; this encodes MDGSLWPLSGPPVAAGLVQKAPTPQPARRTGEIKKAEMDRKTLDWEIVELTNKLLDAKNTINKLEELNERYRLDCNLAVQLLKCNKSHFRSHKLADLPCELQDMVRKHLHSGQEAAGPGPGLAPGAVVPTSVIARVLEKPESLLLNSAQSGSAGRPLAEDVFVHVDMSGGGPGDPASPPAPGSPPPQPNGECRPLGTAGASPEEEVPLPAFEKLSPYPTPSPPHPLYPGRKVIEFSEDKVRIPRNSPLPNCTYATRQAISLSLVEEGGERARPSPVPSSPASAQASPLHEPSPLPPARSAPASSAGSEEDLLASWQRAFVDRTPPPAAVAQRTAFGRDALPDLQRHFALSPTDGDEEVLAPSSPPGESGLLLPTEADCGPPREEEEELNLPVSPEEERRSLLASDDGTEEGPVASHAEGRAWALPSPSRPQRSPKRMGVHHLHRKDSLTQAQEQGNLLN